In Chrysemys picta bellii isolate R12L10 chromosome 4, ASM1138683v2, whole genome shotgun sequence, the sequence GTGTTTAACCAATTTTGCTATGACGAGGGAAAAGGTGTCTTTAACCTGGGGAAGGTGGAAAATAGCTGTTTGTGCTAAAAAGCTGtttgtgaatgaagtttctgaatatctGTCTAatatctcagaagtgaatctggaattagatcaagcataGAGAGAACGCATTGATCAGGACAATGTTTCTCTAGAGCAGATTAAAGTTGAATTAAAGTCATGTTAAAGTCATAATTGAGGACGAAAAGGGTAGATTTTTTGTGAGTGATGGATTATTGGCACGTGAAGCTTGTGATAGTAAGCCTGAAGAAGGTAGAAGTGATTTGCTTAAAGTAGCTCAGTACAATGTGGAGAATggcagtttatctgttgggagtggcaacttgcctggtaaggaagctgtCCCATTTTCCAAGTATATGTCTGAAATCAGCCATCGGTGCTGGGACAGAGGAAAGGATATCTCCAATTTTTGcctgttaaaaatagcagtgtctgCTGCAAAAGGGCGTGTCTCGAGTTTTATGTCCGTGGAGCAGACAGAAAGTGCTTCTCAGCTTATGCTACTTGAGAATTTGTCAGTTGCCCAAGTTGGTTCTGGATTTAACTAAAACCCAGGAAGGAAATGTtcctaagtttgtgtctgctagGGATAATTCTCATGATAGTgttttgcaagcagtttgctgtaACTGAAGGGTGTGGAAATGATTTGATTTAAGGtagtttcagttcctaactgccagagtctttcagATGTATATGGATCCACTGACCCAGctttctcaaaactacgatacccacacaaggaaataaagaaacaaatcaacagagccagacgtgtacccagaaacctcctgctacaagacaggcccaaaaaagaaaccaacagaactccactggccatcacctacagtcctcagcttaaacctctccaacgcatcatcagtgatctacaacccatcctggacaatgatccctcactttcacagaccttgggaggcagaccagtcctcgcccacagacaacccgccaaccttaagcatattctcaccagcaaccacgcaccgcaccataacaactctaactcaggaaccaacccatgcaacaaacctagatgccaactctgcccacatatctacaccagcaacaccatcacaggacctaaccagatcagctacaacatcaccggctcattcacctgcatgtccaccaatgttatatatgccatcatgtgccagcaatgcccctctgctatgtacattggccaaactggacagtcactacgcaagaggataaatggacacaagtcagatatcaggaatggcaatatacaaaaacctgtaggagaacacttcaacctccctggccacacaacagcagatgtaaaggtagccatcttacagcaaaaaaaaaagtcaggaccagactccaaagagaaactgctgagctccagttcatttgcaaatttgacaccatcaaatcaggattaaacaaagactgtgaatagctatccaactacagaagcagtttctcctcccttggtgttcacacctcaactgctagcagagcacctcactctccctgattgaactaacctcattatctccatactgatttatacctgcctctggaaatttccattacttgcatctgaagaagtgaggttcttacccacgaaagcttatgcttccaatacttctgttagtcttaaaggtgccacaggactctctgttgctttttacagattcagactaacacggctacccctctgatagttgacCCAGCTTTGAGGTTTCATATGGAATGAAAATTGTCAGGGAATTTGAACAGCTCTATGATGACCAAGTGCCTATGCTTGACCAGTGTTTTGGGGAGGCAATGTTGTTGGGACATGAATGTTTCCATGTTGACTCTTTAAGTAAACAGTTTGTGTCTCAGGTTCAGAGGGAAGACTGTGCAGCTCAATCTACAGAACAGGACAGTTGTACAGTTGATCTCTCGAGAATACGGGGGATGGCATGCAAACTCATCTCTAGACACTTTGGATATGTCTTGTTGTCTCTTAGTGGACTTGACATCTGATTCCCTGTGGAAGCAGAGGGAGGTAATGGAAGGACAAAAGAATCTTAAGTCTAACATGCTAGTGAAAATgggtggtatctctttaagacagaatccagccttgaaattggtaatggttaagaatctgaaaactagtaaacaagctagtgtctgtgttgatgcaaaatACCtaactgggggtgaggggaggagagaaagactTGCCCATAGCTCTTAGCTGAAAGGACACACCTAACCAGCCaatgaattctgttaagcaagagagcACAGGATTTGACCCTACAGGacagggaggaaaggaaaaacTTAATCCTGCAAatggaagccacaggttaaccctaaagtGCCAAAACTCCAAGAGTATTGAGCCAAAGGCATGGCATAACAAAAATGCTTGTAAATGTACACTTGTAAAAGATTTGATGTTAATATTAATCCTAATGTTAACTTTTGTGACTAATGTGTTGCTGATACCaaacactgtaaaaatgtacaatgtgcatgATCTTTTGGAAAAACTCTTGAACACGTTGGGAGTGATACATAAGAACTCGCTATGTGCTAGAAgcctttatgttaaaaggcctcaTAATACTGATGTTTCACAGTTAGAGCCTGTAACCAGCCTTGAAACTGtacacaggggaaaagacattacACACCTAATATGctgtatgagaagggaaactgaggcacaccgccatattgctttcatggctaaatgtcAAAGTACCGACACTATGGataacattaatatctacattgacttgatgttaattgggttccaaacatttgccagagctttatGGCAAGATCACACAAGACATGCAGGAATTATGCTGCAAGaacagatccaatccactattggtCTGACtccttgttagccagtgtggtgaaacagaagtttacttttgtttctggtttggtatatcttatgggagattaaccaccagttttggggtgtgtctgccctatttcccagcggtttgtcctgaatttggtattctcggTTGTTACCCACTAAGGCATGGTTACAAGAGTCTGGGAAATGATCTTGATACAATATATTCATGTTaatctttccttttgttttcactAGGGAAGGAGCAATAGGAGTGTGTAATGTTCTGCATAATACACCCTCTCTTCTTGCTGATGGAGGTGAGTAAAAGTTTCATGCTAGCATTGCAGTGAGTAATTGCTTTGGAAAGTGGCAACTGCACcttgagagggctgggggagcaggaaaAGCAGGTGTGAGAGGAAAGAGAATAAAATAGCctagtttttaaatatattaatacaATAACCCTGCAGAATGAAGCTGTTATTTGCATGTACAGCTCTGCTGACAGCACAAACCACTCAAATGTTGCTGTGTCTTATCAGTAAACACCTTTGGCTGGAATAGAAAATgtgctaaaaaaaaatcagttctttaCTTCCGAGCATCCTTTCAAAACCCTATATTTCCCTAGCCCATGGTGTTAAGAAGGCtagttttttgtgtgtttatggAGTGGAGAGCAAAACTGATTGCTTTATCTTCTAGTTTATTTATGCAATAAATACAGCAGTATTATTCCAGGAGCACTTATACAGCAGTGCTCCTGGAATAATGGGAAAGATATAGTCGTATGAAGAATCCAGCAATATAGGTATTTATACTGCTGTGAGAGAGGCATTCTTGGCTTTGAGCAGTTCAGTGAATTCTACTACAAGGCTGCATTTTGTTATCCCTGAGGTAATGGGAGCAGGGGGATCAAAGACTGCATATTTTGGTTATTTCAAGCCACCCCTTCCAGCAAGGGATCTGCATTTCCTGTGTTAATTAGCTGGAGCAATCACCCTCTTGTTTTTTTTCTGGAAGGCATTTTCAATTTCCTCAGCATAAAATGAACTATTTTTTTCCTCTGTTGCATCTCAAATTTCTGAAGCACACCAACCCTCTAGTATTTCCTAGATTATCATATATCCAATAGAACTGTATGTTTTTAAAAGAGGGGAGTTCCACACTGGAGAAACTCTCTAGAATCTATTCACCTGAACTGTGAACAATTTACAGTTGCTTGCTCTGTGTTTTTCATAGTTTTTCTCACCAAACTTGTTAATGATCAAAGGGATTTATGTTTCAAACAAGGGCTTTTCACTTCTGCTCTGTGCTCACCCTGTAGGGAGCTAGGAGGCTGAAATCTCTAAGGTAATAACTGACTCCATGGCAAGTGTCTTGGgtgccaaaaaaaaacccctacaacTCAGCTAATGCCCTCCCACTGTAGAGCCAAAGGTAGGTGGAAAACTCTGTGGAAACCATGAAGATTACAATGACTGGTAGGGGAAGGCGAGGTTTGCTCCTTGCAGAGCAGACAAGGGCATAGCTCTCCCAGTGCAGAGATGTCTGGAGAATCTCTGGGAATATTCCATGTATCTCTGGTCATCCACTGAGGGTCAAGATATTCAGATGGAGGTCCAGTGCATCCAAGCTACTCCCTAAATACCCACAGGAACTAAGGATGCCATAGGCTTTTCACCAACCTATGCCAACATATGTTTGGGGTGGCAATGGAGAATGACAACAAAGAAGAATCCACAAGATAGAATGCAGACATCAGTTTGCACAAAAAAATCCCTGTGGGTTTGCAGGAGGACAATAGTAAGGAGAATGGCTCgctccagctctgctccttcTTTTCCTAGCCACTCCCCTAAGATGATAGCGCCTCAAACATACAGTGTTCACGTGAAGGTGCTTCTGCAGGATTGAGAAGGATGAAACCATGATATATTACCCCCTTCTTCCCTCTAACCAAATCTTGGCCAACGAGAGCATGTTTTCTGCTCCTTCCATTCCCTCCACAGCAAAAAGAGAGATGACAACTAGGCCCCTCTGATTTCACTGAAGGGCAAAGGGAACACAGAACATTATGGAAAAACTATCTGGTTTTCATACACATGGCCATTTTTGTTAATATGTATATCCTTGCCCTCCTTATTTAGTTtagattcttttaaaaatatcttggTTTTTGTACAAGATCAAGAATTTTTCAcctgtgcctttctctgtgtgtgtgtgtgtgtgatgtttcCCTGACAACTCCTACCAGGATACttgtaaaaataaattgttttattcCAGAATTGTGCCATGTTTAAGCGGAAGGTAGGCCAGAACCAAAGGGCTTCTCTCTACCACTCTCACATGGATATGTCACTTCAGAACTTTAAATTACTAGATTTCCATTTTCCGTCATATCTGCCACTGGTTTATTTACACCTATTTACAAATATATACACCCATGTATCTTAAGTTATCATATAATACTTTTATAAAAAGTGGTGTGAAAATTACTCACCACAATGatctttaaataaaaaggtaTGTAAAGTGCCAGATACaatccttttaaaaacatgttctAATTAAAACAAGAGCATTGCCCCACATCTGCATTAACAGCTCTTTATACCAAAACCACACAAGCTGGAGGCTCCTGGGCACATCCCCTAGCTCTTCAGTTTCAAGCCTAAAGGCTTCAGAAACTGTGGCAAAGGCAGATTTTCCAGTGCCTCTGGGAATTGttcaggtgaaatgctcctcatTAAGACACGCATAGCCGTGATGAACAGAGATGTAGGAGTTAAACCTGCCAGCCACTGGAATCTGTTCTCTCCCAAAAGGTCCTGCCAGGGCTGGTGATTGTCCAGCAGTTGCTGTTTCATTGAAAATTGGAGTTCCTGAGGCATGAAGAGGAAAAGGGAGTCCAGCAAGAGGAGCTTGGTGCACATGTTAACTGTTGGGGTCTGAGAAATCTGCTGGAGCAAGATGTCCAGAGGGGTATTCCCAGCACAGTCACGTAAGCAGGGGGATGCCCCATGACCCAGCAATAGAAGCAAACATTCGGGTCTCAACAGTTCACAGGCCACATGCAAGGCAGTTTTGCTGCCTTCCACACGACTGCACCCCCTGCGGTCCAAGTagttggctctctctctctctggaaagCCTCTAATGGCTTTCAGTATTCTGAAGAGGATGTGGGTGCGGTTGTAGCGAACTGCCATGGCCAGGTGAGGAGCTGATGACTGGCAGCAGCTGAAGTTTTGGCTGGGTATGGCCAGGGCGCTCTGAAGAAACTTATTCAGTAGGTACTGAGCATAAGGTTGGTGGTTGTGCACCAGGGCATAGAGAAGAGCCTCAGAGGGAGAATAGGTGCTCACCTTTCCGCCTTCCTCCCAGTGAAAGGCCTCCATTGTTCTTATGTCCTCCAAAAGCCACacaggcagcaggtccctcactgcCTGGTAAAAGGCGAAGGAGGATTTCTTACATTGCTTTTGGGACTGGGAATTGTGGCTGCTGTAGCTGTTCAGCCATTTGACGTTCCAGGGCATCGCTGAGCTTGGGTTTCAGGAGGGGCTTGTTCCCACTTTGTTGTCAAAATGCCTCATTAGGTCCAAGACCTATGGAaacactcccccccaaaaaaaaccaaaaatgtgATTTAATGATTGGTAGTCAGTCAgtcactcccctccccagagaaCCTGAGGGCAGCACAGTAACACACACCTCTCCCCACCAAAAccctgttcttttttttcccttttccaacTCTGGTTGTgcttttaatcacagttaatttctAACTTTTATGTTGAGGGCAGGGCTGATTCAGATTTATCAGTTCAGCAAACTGGAATACCAATCTGGTCCAAACTGAAATGTTCTTTCCCAAGGCCACAGAGGTCTCCTCACAGTCACTGTCCTGT encodes:
- the ANKRD9 gene encoding ankyrin repeat domain-containing protein 9; translated protein: MPWNVKWLNSYSSHNSQSQKQCKKSSFAFYQAVRDLLPVWLLEDIRTMEAFHWEEGGKVSTYSPSEALLYALVHNHQPYAQYLLNKFLQSALAIPSQNFSCCQSSAPHLAMAVRYNRTHILFRILKAIRGFPERERANYLDRRGCSRVEGSKTALHVACELLRPECLLLLLGHGASPCLRDCAGNTPLDILLQQISQTPTVNMCTKLLLLDSLFLFMPQELQFSMKQQLLDNHQPWQDLLGENRFQWLAGLTPTSLFITAMRVLMRSISPEQFPEALENLPLPQFLKPLGLKLKS